A window of Mustela nigripes isolate SB6536 chromosome 9, MUSNIG.SB6536, whole genome shotgun sequence contains these coding sequences:
- the MRPL50 gene encoding large ribosomal subunit protein mL50, producing the protein MAALSASGVARRGLTWIVLGAPRREFWSRLRKETKPVVAETVEEVKKEPILVCPPLRSRTYIPPEDLQSRVESCVKEIFGSSIPSNWQDVSLEDGHLKFGLLARLADDLGHAVPNSRLHQMCRVRDVLDFYNVPIHDRSKFDELIAGNLPPNLKITWDY; encoded by the exons ATGGCCGCACTGTCCGCGTCTGGTGTTGCCAGAAGAGGCCTCACGTGGATCGTCTTAGGGGCACCACGCAGAGAATTTTGGTCTCGACTCAG aaaagaaacaaagccagTGGTGGCTGAGACAGTGGAAGAGGTGAAGAAAGAACCTATTTTGGTGTGTCCGCCCTTACGAAGCCGAACATACATACCACCTGAAGATCTCCAGAGTCGTGTGGAATCTTGTGTCAAAGAAATTTTTGGCTCATCTATACCTAGTAATTGGCAGGATGTGTCCCTGGAAGATGGTCATCTGAAATTCGGTTTGTTGGCACGTTTAGCTGATGACCTGGGCCATGCAGTGCCCAACTCCAGGCTTCACCAGATGTGTAGGGTCAGAGATGTTCTTGATTTCTATAATGTGCCTATTCATGATAGATCTAAATTTGATGAACTTATTGCCGGTAACCTGCCtcccaatttaaaaatcacttgggaTTACTGA